From the Paramormyrops kingsleyae isolate MSU_618 chromosome 7, PKINGS_0.4, whole genome shotgun sequence genome, one window contains:
- the ess2 gene encoding splicing factor ESS-2 homolog isoform X1, which produces MHAASEKASLSGTLVPARPDTALAVIQTPEDTKKLKRKILDEDTYIESLEKIIQRDFFPDVTKLQAQKDYLEAEENGDHEKMREIAIKYGSSLTKSTPRTSVPYATPATFETPEGQPGSPSLSLNKLRQGTKATEEGSKEEEEGKELPSLDRFLAKATSEDNASFEQIMELAKDKEKLKHAWMYEAELESAKRHEEILALPSSEKQAIECGKAGVETWEYKAKNALMYYPEGVKDDDAVFKKPREVVHKNTRFVGDPFSRALNKSQLQQAAALNAQFKQGKVGPDGKELIPHESPKVNGFGFVGTPSPAPGVADSPLMTWGEIESTPFRLDGSDTPYSERNLGPSFKIPEPGRRERLGLKMANEAAAKNRAKKQEALRKVTENLASLTPKGLNPALSPALQRLVNRTSSKYTDKALRASYTPSPAHGTAGGKTPGGGLVTPTSTPTPTSAGTPTSQDPASITDNLLQLPKRKKASDFF; this is translated from the exons ATGCATGCTGCCAGCGAGAAAGCTTCTCTCTCCGGGACGCTTGTCCCAGCGAGGCCGGACACTGCTCTCGCCGTGATACAGACGCCGGAGGACACAAAGAAGCTCAAGAGGAAAATCCTCGATGAAGACACTTACATCGAG AGTTTAGAAAAGATCATCCAGAGAGACTTCTTCCCCGATGTGACTAAACTTCAAGCCCAGAAAGATTACTTGGAGGCCGAAGAAAATGGGGACCATGAGAAAATGAGAGAGATCGCCATAAAATACGGATCATCTTTGACAAAGTCCACGCCACGCACCTCTGTACCAT ATGCGACTCCAGCTACTTTCGAAACCCCCGAAGGTCAGCCCGGCTCTCCCTCTTTGTCCCTAAACAAGCTGCGGCAGGGGACAAAAGCTACGGAAGAAG GGAgtaaggaggaggaggagggaaagGAGTTGCCATCCCTGGATCGCTTCCTGGCAAAAGCCACCAGCGAGGACAATGCTTCCTTCGAGCAGATCATGGAGCTCGCCAAGGACAAGGAGAAGCTGAAACATGCCTGGATGTACGAGGCCGAGCTGGAATCCGCAAAG CGACACGAGGAGATCCTGGCTTTGCCGTCTTCGGAGAAGCAGGCCATCGAGTGCGGCAAGGCGGGCGTGGAAACCTGGGAGTACAAGGCAAAGAATGCCCTGATGTACTATCCTGAGG GTGTCAAGGACGACGATGCCGTGTTCAAGAAGCCGCGGGAGGTGGTGCATAAGAACACACGGTTCGTGGGAGACCCCTTCAGCAGGGCGCTGAACAAGAGCCAGCTGCAGCAGGCCGCCGCCCTCAATGCACAG TTCAAACAGGGGAAAGTTGGTCCCGACGGCAAAGAGCTCATCCCACACGAGTCCCCCAAGGTGAATGGATTTGGTTTTGTGGGGACGCCTTCCCCTGCTCCTG GTGTGGCGGATTCTCCTTTGATGACCTGGGGTGAGATAGAAAGCACCCCGTTCCGCCTCGATGGATCTGACACTCCTTATTCAGAGAGGAACCTCGGACCATCCTTTAAG ATTCCCGAGccagggaggagagagaggctgGGTCTGAAAATGGCTAATGAGGCCGCGGCCAAAAACCGGGCGAAGAAACAGGAAGCGCTGCGGAAGGTTACGGAAAACCTGGCGAG TTTGACCCCGAAAGGCCTGAACCCTGCACTGTCCCCAGCACTGCAGAGACTTGTGAACAGGACGTCTAGCAAGTACACAGACAAAGCTCTGAGGGCCAGCTACACACCATCACCCGCACACGGGACCGCGGGAGGCAAGACGCCCGGGGGCGGCCTTGTGACTCCCACCAGTACCCCCACGCCCACCAGTGCCGGGACCCCCACATCCCAGGACCCTGCCTCCATCACAGATAACCTCCTGCAACTTCCCAAGAGGAAGAAGGCGTCGGACTTCTTCTGA
- the ess2 gene encoding splicing factor ESS-2 homolog isoform X2, with product MHAASEKASLSGTLVPARPDTALAVIQTPEDTKKLKRKILDEDTYIESLEKIIQRDFFPDVTKLQAQKDYLEAEENGDHEKMREIAIKYGSSLTKSTPRTSVPYATPATFETPEGQPGSPSLSLNKLRQGTKATEEGSKEEEEGKELPSLDRFLAKATSEDNASFEQIMELAKDKEKLKHAWMYEAELESAKRHEEILALPSSEKQAIECGKAGVETWEYKAKNALMYYPEGVKDDDAVFKKPREVVHKNTRFVGDPFSRALNKSQLQQAAALNAQFKQGKVGPDGKELIPHESPKVNGFGFVGTPSPAPGVADSPLMTWGEIESTPFRLDGSDTPYSERNLGPSFKIPEPGRRERLGLKMANEAAAKNRAKKQEALRKVTENLASTAETCEQDV from the exons ATGCATGCTGCCAGCGAGAAAGCTTCTCTCTCCGGGACGCTTGTCCCAGCGAGGCCGGACACTGCTCTCGCCGTGATACAGACGCCGGAGGACACAAAGAAGCTCAAGAGGAAAATCCTCGATGAAGACACTTACATCGAG AGTTTAGAAAAGATCATCCAGAGAGACTTCTTCCCCGATGTGACTAAACTTCAAGCCCAGAAAGATTACTTGGAGGCCGAAGAAAATGGGGACCATGAGAAAATGAGAGAGATCGCCATAAAATACGGATCATCTTTGACAAAGTCCACGCCACGCACCTCTGTACCAT ATGCGACTCCAGCTACTTTCGAAACCCCCGAAGGTCAGCCCGGCTCTCCCTCTTTGTCCCTAAACAAGCTGCGGCAGGGGACAAAAGCTACGGAAGAAG GGAgtaaggaggaggaggagggaaagGAGTTGCCATCCCTGGATCGCTTCCTGGCAAAAGCCACCAGCGAGGACAATGCTTCCTTCGAGCAGATCATGGAGCTCGCCAAGGACAAGGAGAAGCTGAAACATGCCTGGATGTACGAGGCCGAGCTGGAATCCGCAAAG CGACACGAGGAGATCCTGGCTTTGCCGTCTTCGGAGAAGCAGGCCATCGAGTGCGGCAAGGCGGGCGTGGAAACCTGGGAGTACAAGGCAAAGAATGCCCTGATGTACTATCCTGAGG GTGTCAAGGACGACGATGCCGTGTTCAAGAAGCCGCGGGAGGTGGTGCATAAGAACACACGGTTCGTGGGAGACCCCTTCAGCAGGGCGCTGAACAAGAGCCAGCTGCAGCAGGCCGCCGCCCTCAATGCACAG TTCAAACAGGGGAAAGTTGGTCCCGACGGCAAAGAGCTCATCCCACACGAGTCCCCCAAGGTGAATGGATTTGGTTTTGTGGGGACGCCTTCCCCTGCTCCTG GTGTGGCGGATTCTCCTTTGATGACCTGGGGTGAGATAGAAAGCACCCCGTTCCGCCTCGATGGATCTGACACTCCTTATTCAGAGAGGAACCTCGGACCATCCTTTAAG ATTCCCGAGccagggaggagagagaggctgGGTCTGAAAATGGCTAATGAGGCCGCGGCCAAAAACCGGGCGAAGAAACAGGAAGCGCTGCGGAAGGTTACGGAAAACCTGGCGAG CACTGCAGAGACTTGTGAACAGGACGTCTAG
- the LOC111842125 gene encoding phosphoinositide-3-kinase-interacting protein 1-like isoform X1 — protein MRRFVILCVVFASVTKGNQARDRFTECIRSDGADYRGEQQITLTGRKCLNWAGATRDYAVTAGLDRHTGIGDHNFCRNPDSSMTPWCYVIGQDGLVQRQACVIEVCRVHVLSTQGEGAAVGPAVGPGRWIRTDPTRKKDLGIGGYVLGIIMMTLIILLGMGITGGYIYKMGRGLRRRQERQEHEQEMQRLALPLSAFSNPTCQLLDEVTTALASTSAEERVPAGGDDPHVSQRGTPGA, from the exons ATGCGGCGATTTGTTATACTTTGTGTCGTATTTGCGAGCGTTACAAAGGGTAATCAAG CCAGGGACCGTTTCACAGAGTGCATCCGATCCGACGGGGCTGACTACAGAGGCGAACAGCAGATCACGTTAACGGGTAGAAAGTGCTTGAACTGGGCAGGCGCCACCAGAGACTATGCAGTAACAGCTGGCCTTGACCGCCACACAG GAATTGGCGACCACAACTTCTGCCGTAACCCAGACTCCTCCATGACGCCTTGGTGTTATGTGATTGGGCAGGACGGCCTGGTCCAGAGACAAGCCTGTGTCATTGAAGTCTGCAGAG TCCATGTCCTCTCAACTCAAGGCGAGGGTGCAGCAGTAGGACCTGCCGTGGGACCTGGCCGCTGGATCCGCACTGACCCCACCAGAAAGAAAGACCTCGGAATTGGGG GATATGTCCTTGGAATCATCATGATGACCCTCATCATTTTGCTCGGAATGGGAATAACGGGTGGATACATCTATAAGAT ggggcggggcctgcgGAGGCGGCAGGAGCGGCAGGAGCATGAGCAGGAGATGCAGCGACTGGCTCTTCCCCTCTCTGCCTTCTCCAACCCCACCTGTCAGCTTCTGGACGAGGTCACCACAGCTCTAGCCAGCACCTCCGCTGAGGAGAGGGTCCCGGCTGGGGGAGACGACCCCCACGTCAGCCAGCGGGGGACACCAGGGGCCTGA
- the LOC111842125 gene encoding phosphoinositide-3-kinase-interacting protein 1-like isoform X2, translating to MRRFVILCVVFASVTKGNQARDRFTECIRSDGADYRGEQQITLTGRKCLNWAGATRDYAVTAGLDRHTGIGDHNFCRNPDSSMTPWCYVIGQDGLVQRQACVIEVCRGEGAAVGPAVGPGRWIRTDPTRKKDLGIGGYVLGIIMMTLIILLGMGITGGYIYKMGRGLRRRQERQEHEQEMQRLALPLSAFSNPTCQLLDEVTTALASTSAEERVPAGGDDPHVSQRGTPGA from the exons ATGCGGCGATTTGTTATACTTTGTGTCGTATTTGCGAGCGTTACAAAGGGTAATCAAG CCAGGGACCGTTTCACAGAGTGCATCCGATCCGACGGGGCTGACTACAGAGGCGAACAGCAGATCACGTTAACGGGTAGAAAGTGCTTGAACTGGGCAGGCGCCACCAGAGACTATGCAGTAACAGCTGGCCTTGACCGCCACACAG GAATTGGCGACCACAACTTCTGCCGTAACCCAGACTCCTCCATGACGCCTTGGTGTTATGTGATTGGGCAGGACGGCCTGGTCCAGAGACAAGCCTGTGTCATTGAAGTCTGCAGAG GCGAGGGTGCAGCAGTAGGACCTGCCGTGGGACCTGGCCGCTGGATCCGCACTGACCCCACCAGAAAGAAAGACCTCGGAATTGGGG GATATGTCCTTGGAATCATCATGATGACCCTCATCATTTTGCTCGGAATGGGAATAACGGGTGGATACATCTATAAGAT ggggcggggcctgcgGAGGCGGCAGGAGCGGCAGGAGCATGAGCAGGAGATGCAGCGACTGGCTCTTCCCCTCTCTGCCTTCTCCAACCCCACCTGTCAGCTTCTGGACGAGGTCACCACAGCTCTAGCCAGCACCTCCGCTGAGGAGAGGGTCCCGGCTGGGGGAGACGACCCCCACGTCAGCCAGCGGGGGACACCAGGGGCCTGA